In one window of Arachis ipaensis cultivar K30076 chromosome B06, Araip1.1, whole genome shotgun sequence DNA:
- the LOC107646880 gene encoding uncharacterized protein LOC107646880, whose amino-acid sequence MSENVGSGTGSSLPSIPRPTPAVSRRKNATGNRSDIGWKHGIDVQGNGKKVKCNYCSKTISGGIYRFKHHLAGTKEDSEPCASVPEEVKAVMLKVCVEAKEASLKKRRFGDDEDYPEQTEKEKDNSQQRGKDIRNFVTKGKGAQVQSTINQMMKKDLKEQCDQQCAIFFYTSAIPFNVIKNPEFLKFCEMVGRYGIGYKPPSYHELRETQLKKAVNNVDEMLTEFKAEWKRTGCSIMSDGWTDKKRRSICNFLVNSPKGTVFLYSLDTSDISKTTDKVVKMLEDAVEFVGEENVVQIVTDNAANYKAAGERMMETRKSLYWTPCAAHCIDLILEDFEKKLKVHETTIKKGRKITTFIYSRSMLISMLRNFTKGKDLVRPGATRFATAYLTLTCLHDNKGPLMTMFTSADWKTTKVASTPEGIRVQNMALDSRLWKNIVICLKAAAPLITVLRLVDSDEKPAMGFIFEGMRNAKETIKTNFGCVKKSYEPIWEIIDGRWESQLHRPLHAAAYYLNPHYHYEPNFMVDDADIKIGLYSCLKKLVPNQEERKKVGLQLLDFHYARGLFGNETAKSSRKTMLPAEWWDFYGDSCPELKKFAIRVLTLTCSSSGCERSYKEKKSVASKENE is encoded by the exons atgtcTGAGAATGTTGGTTCAGGGACAGGGTCTTCGCTTCCTAGTATTCCTAGACCTACACCTGCTGTTTCTAGGAGAAAAAATGCAACTGGAAATAGAAGTGATATAGGATGGAAACATGGGATTGATGTTCAAGGCAATGGTAAAAAAGTGAAGTGTAATTATTGCTCAAAAACTATAAGCGGAGGGATTTACAGATTCAAGCATCATCTTGCCGGTACTAAAGAGGATTCAGAGCCTTGTGCTTCAGTACCTGAAGAAGTGAAGGCTGTGATGTTGAAAGTTTGTGTGGAGGCTAAAGAAGCATCATTGAAGAAGAGAAGATTTGGTGATGATGAGGATTATcctgaacaaacagaaaaggaaaaggacAATTCTCAACAAAGGGGGAAAGATATTCGCAACTTTGTCACAAAAGGAAAAGGGGCTCAAGTTCAATCAACAAtaaatcaaatgatgaagaagGATCTAAAGGAACAATGTGATCAACAATGTGCCATATTTTTCTATACAAGTGCTATTCCTTTCAATGTTATTAAGAATCCCGAATTTTTAAAGTTTTGTGAGATGGTTGGTAGATATGGAATTGGCTATAAACCTCCTTCTTACCATGAGTTAAGAGAAACccaattaaagaaagcagtaaacaaTGTTGATGAAATGCTTACTGAATTTAAAGCAGAGTGGAAGAGAACTGGTTGTTCAATCATGTCGGATGGATGGACTGATAAAAAAAGGCGTAGTATTTGTAATTTTTTGGTGAACAGCCCTAAAGGAACAGTTTTTCTTTATTCATTGGACACTTCTGACATCTCGAAAACAACGGATAAAGTTGTCAAAATGCTAGAAGATGCCGTAGAATTTGTTGGTGAAGAGAATGTAGTCCAAATTGTTACAGATAATGCTGCTAATTATAAGGCTGCTGGAGAAAGAATGATGGAGACTAGAAAAAGTTTGTATTGGACACCATGTGCTGCACACTGCATAGATTTGATATTGGAGGATTTTGAAAAGAAGCTAAAGGTGCATGAAACAACcataaaaaagggaagaaaaatcaCCACTTTTATCTACTCTCGGAGTATGCTCATTAGCATGTTGAGGAATTTTACAAAGGGAAAGGACTTGGTTCGGCCAGGTGCCACAAGATTCGCCACTGCGTATTTGACTCTCACTTGTCTTCATGATAATAAAGGACCATTGATGACTATGTTTACTTCTGCTGATTGGAAGACAACTAAGGTTGCATCAACGCCTGAAGGAATAAGAGTTCAAAACATGGCCTTGGATAGTAGGCTATGGAAGAATATTGTCATATGCCTCAAGGCTGCTGCTCCTCTCATTACAGTCCTTCGCTTGGTTGATTCAGATGAAAAACCAGCCATGGGTTTCATCTTTGAAGGCATGAGAAACGCCAAAGAAACAATCAAGACTAACTTCGGTTGTGTTAAAAAGAG TTATGAACCTATATGGGAAATTATTGATGGAAGGTGGGAAAGTCAATTGCATAGACCATTGCATGCAGCTGCGTATTATCTTAATCCTCATTATCACTATGAACCAAATTTCATGGTTGATGATGCTGACATTAAGATTGGTCTATATAGTTGTTTGAAAAAACTAGTTCCTAACCAGGAAGAAAGGAAAAAGGTTGGTCTACAGCTTCTTGACTTTCATTATGCTAGAGGCCTCTTTGGTAATGAAACTGCAAAGAGTAGTAGGAAGACCATGCTACCTGCTGAGTGGTGGGACTTCTATGGAGATAGTTGTCCAGAACTAAAGAAGTTTGCTATCCGAGTTCTAACCTTAACTTGTAGTTCATCTGGTTGTGAGC GTTCATACAAAGAGAAGAAATCGGTtgcatcaaaagaaaatgaatga